The genomic window GCCCAGGGTGCTGCTGACGATCGACATCGCGACGCTGAGCCGCTCCGGTGGCAGCTCGCGGCGCAGGACGCTGATCGACAGGGGGAAGAGCCCGTAGGACGCGCCCTGCAGCACGCGGGCGACGATCAGCAGCGGGAGCGAGCGGGTGACGATCGCCAGCAGCGTGCCGATCGCGACGGCGGCCAGGATGCCGAGGATGACCGGCCGCTCGCCCCGGGTGTCCCCGAGCCGGCCGAGCACCGGGGTGAGCACGGCGGCGGCCAGCAGGTTGGCGGTGAGCACCCAGCCGGCGGCGGCCGGTGAGACGCCGAGCTGCTCGCCGATGGGCCCGAGCACCGGGACCACCAGGCTCTGCAGCAACGACAGCGTGGTGACGCCCAGTGACAGGGTCAGGACCAGGAGCGCCGGACGCGTCGGGGCGCCGGGGGAGGCCGTTCCGGCGCGGGAGACCTGGGCGCCGGTGGACACCTCCCGATGACACCATGCGGCCGCCCCCGACGACGCGGCGGGCTGGTTGCGGGACCCAACGGTGAGTCCGCTCACAGTCCGTCAGGTGAACAGTACGTAGCGACGATTGAGAGGGCGGTTCGCTGGGGACACAGTCCCCGGACGACGCGCCGCCGGCCTGCAGCCGGGCGGCGAGACGAGACGAGCAAGGGGACGTTCGAGATGCTTCTGTGGCCTGCAGTCACCCTGGTCGGGTTCGTGGTGCTGACCGCTCTGGTGATCGCGATGGGCACCTCCACGACGGCGCGCTACGAGCGCGAGCAGCGGGCGGCGGCCGGCACCGCGACCCGCCGCGAGGCCGCTCCTGCGGCTGTCGCCGTCGAGCCGGTGGGGATGGCCCGGGCGGCCTGAGCCGCACCACCCCGGACGCGGACGCGCCCCGCCGCTCCCTCCCGGGAGCCGCGGGGCGCGCGTGCGTCCGGGGTCCGGTCGATCCGGTCCCCGGCCCCTCCCGGGCACCGCCCCGAGCGGGCGAGGGGCGGGGAGGGGGTCCTCAGAGGTGGGCGTCGGGGGTGTCGAGCACCGTCCGGTCGAGGGACTCCAGCAGGTCCAGCCAGCCGTGCACCTTCGGCAGCTCCCACCGCTGGAAGAACCGCGCCGCGGCGCGCTTGCCCTCGTGGAAGTCGCTGGTCTCGTCCCGGGTGGCCAGTGCCTGCTCCAGCCACAGCCAGCCGACGACGGTGTGCCCGGCCGCGTCGAGGTAGGCGGAGGCGTTGGCCAGCGTCAGCGCCGGGTCGCCGGCGCCCCACAGCGTGCCGGTCACCCCGACCAGCCGGGTGACGGCGGCGTCGACGTCGGAGGCGAGGTCGGCGAACGGCGTCCCGGCGGCGCGGGCCGTGGTCGCGGCGATGGTCTCGGCCAGCAGCCGCAGCCCCGCACCGCCGTGCACGGTGACCTTGCGGCCGAGCAGGTCGAGGGCCTGGATGCCGTTGGTGCCCTCGTGGATCGGGTTGAGCCGGTTGTCCCGGTAGAACTGCTCGACCGGGTAGTCGCGGGTGTAGCCGTAGCCGCCGTGCACCTGGATGGCGAGGTCGTCGGCGACCGGGCCCCACTGCGAGGGCCACGCCTTCGCGATCGGGGTCAGCGTGTCCAGCAGCAGGTGGGCGCGGCTGCGGTCCTCCTCGGTCTCGCCGGTCCGCTCCTCGTCGACCAGGCGGGCGCAGTACAGGCCCAGCGCCAGCCCGCCCTGGGCATAGCACTTGGCGGCCAGCAGCATGCGGCGCACGTCGGGGTGGTCGACCAGCCGCACCATCGGCGACGACGGGTCCTTGCTGCTCGCCGACCGGCCCTGGGTGCGGGTGCGCGCGTACTCCAGCGCGTGCAGGTAGCCGGTGTAGCCGAGGACGGTCGCGCCCATCCCGACGCCGATCCGGGCCTCGTTCATCATGTGGAACATGTAGGAGAGCCCCTTGTGCGGCTCCCCGACCAGGTACCCGACCGCGCCGGCCCGGCCACCGGGACGGTGCACGCCCTCACCGAAGTTGAGCAGCGTGTTCGTCGTCCCCCGGTAGCCCATCTTGTGGTTCAGGCCGGCCAGGACGACGTCGTTGCGCTCGCCGAGCGAGCCGTCGTCGGCCACCAGCACCTTGGGCACGATGAACAGCGAGATGCCCTTCACCCCGGGCGGGCCACCGGGGATCTTGGCGAGCACCAGGTGGACGATGTTCTCGGTGAGCTCGTGGTCGCCGGCGGAGATCCACATCTTGTTGCCGGTGAGCCGGTAGGAGCCGTCGTCCTGCGGCTCGGCGCGGGTGGTGATGTCGGCCAGCGAGGACCCGGCCTGCGGCTCCGACAGCGCCATCGTGCCGAACCAGCGGCCCTCGAGCATCGGCCGGACGAAGGTGTCCTTCTGCTCCTGCGAGCCGTGCGCCAGCAGCAGCCGGGCGTTGCCCATGGTCAGGAACGGATAGCTCGACGTCCCGACGTTGGCCGCCTTGAACCAGGCGAAGGCCGCCTGCCCGACGGTCTGCGGCAACTGCATGCCGCCGTACTCCTCGTCGAAGGTCCCGGACATGATCCCGGACTCGCGGAACACCGCGAGCGCCTGTCCGACCTCGGGGATCATCTCCACCTTGCCGTCGACGAACCGCGGCTCGTTCTCGTCGGCCTTCCGGTTGTGCGGCGCGAAGTGCTCCGTGGCGATCCGCTGGGCGAGCTCCATCACCGCGTCGAAGGTCTCGCGCGAGTGCTCGGCGTAGCGGGGCCGCTTGGTGAGGGTCTCGACGTCCAGCCACTCGTGGAGCAGGAAGTCCAGGTCACGCGGCGACAGGATCAGGTTGGACACGGGGCCTCCACGGACGACGGCGGCGGGAGAACGGGCACGCTGCCCGACCGGCCCACGATAGGCCGGGTCCGTGGAGGGGTAGCACCTCCCTCATGGACCTCGACCACCTGATCGGCCGGGCGACCGGCCTCGCCGGGGGAGCGGGTGCGGCACTGCTCAGGCAGCTGCAGCACGTCCGCCTGCCCGGCGCCGGACAGGCGTCGGCCACCGACGCCCCGGAGGTCGCCGCCCGCCGCTGGCGCGCGGTGACCGTGCTGCGCGAGCCGGCCGACGTCGACGCCGCGGGGCTGCCGGCGCCGCTGGCCGCGCTCGGCGACCGGATCGAGGTGCGCACCACCCCGGCGCCCGGCGACCGCGGCACCGAGCTCGCGGCGCGCTACCGCGGGACGCCGGGCGAGGAGGAGATCGGCGACCTGCGCGCCGCGCTCCGCGAGGCCAAGGCGCTGCTCGAGGTCGGCGAGGTGCTGCGGGTGGACCCGCAGCCGCACGGGACACGCGCCGCCACCCCGCAGGGTGCCGCGCTCGAGGGCGCGGCGGAGGCCGCGCCGAGGGAGGGCGTGCTGTGAGGGCCGCGACCTGGACCGGCGTCAACGAGGTGTCGGTGGAGACCGTCCCCGACCCGACGATCCTCAACGACCGCGACGTGATCCTGCGGGTCCGGCGGACGACGACGTGCGGCTCGGACCTGCACCTGCTGGGCGGCTACATCCCGGCGATGCGCGCCGGCGACGTGCTCGGCCACGAGTTCATGGGCGAGGTCGTCGAGGTCGGCCCCGGTGTGCGGGACCGCCGCGTCGGCGACCGCGTCGTCGTCAACTCCTTCATCGCCTGCGGGAACTGCTGGTACTGCCGGCAGGAGCTGTACTCCCTGTGCGACAACGGCAACCCCAACCCGGGTATCACCGAGGGGCTGTGGGGTCAGAGCCCGGGCGGCTGCTTCGGCTACTCGCACGCGATGGGCGGCTTCGCCGGCTCGCACGCGGAGTACGTGCGGGTGCCCTTCGCCGACGTCGGCAGCTTCGTCGTGCCCGACGAGGTCAGCGACGACCGGGCGCTGTTCGCCTCCGACGCCGTCTCCACGGGCTGGATGGGCGCGGACCTGGCCGGCACGAAGCCCGGGGACACGGTGGCCGTGTGGGGCGCCGGCGGGGTCGGGCAGATGGCCGCCCGGGCGGCGATGCTGCTCGGGGCCGAGCAGGTGTACGTGGTCGACCGGCTGCCCGAGCGGCTGGAGCAGGTGCGGCGGCACGTGGGCGCGGAGGTCATCGACTACTCGACCACCGACGTCATGGCCGAGCTGCGCGAGCGCACCGGCGGCCGCGGGCCCGACGTCTGCATCGAGGCGGTCGGCATGGAGGCGCACAGCACCGGCATCCAGAACGTGTACGACCAGGTCAAGCAGCAGCTGCGGCTGCAGACCGACCGGCCGTCGGCCGTCCGCGAGGCGATCATGGCCTGCCGCAAGGGCGGGAGCGTCTTCGTGCTCGGCGTCTTCGCGGGGCCGGTGGACAAGTTCCCCCTGGGCGCGGCCATGAACAAGGGCCTGACGCTGCGCGGGGCCCAGGTGCACGGGCAGCGCTACATGCCGCGGATCCTCGAGCACATGGCCCGCGGCGAGCTCACCACCGAGCACCTGGCCACCCACGTGATGCCGCTGGAGGACGCGCCGCGCGGCTACCGGATGTTCAAGGACAAGGAGGACGGCTGCGTCCGCGCCGTCTTCCTGCCCCACGGCTGACCGCCGGCCGGGTCGACCGTCGGCTCGTCGCCGCCCACGCCGGCGTGTCCGCGCGTGTCCGCGGCGACGTCTCGACGACCGGCAGCGGAGACGGCGGAGGCCCCTCCCCGCGGTGCGGGGAGGGGCCTCGGTGTCGTGCGGGTGCCTGGCCGTGGTGCCTGGCCGTGGTGCCTGGCCGTGGTGCCTGGCCGTGGTGCCTGGCCGTGGTGCCTAGCCGCGGTGCCGGCCGGCGGGCTCGGCGTCGCCCGGGCGCCCGGTCGGGGGAGCGGTCGACGTCGGGGCCGCGGCACCGGCCGCCTGCGCGGCGTCCTCGGCGGCGCCGGCGCCCGGCGTGTCACCGGCGGTCTGGCCGGCGGCCTCCTGCTGCGCCTGGATGCCCGACTGGTTGCGCAGCTCGAGCTGGGGCAGGAACCACAGGACGAAGAAGCCGACCGCGACGACGAGCGCGGCCACCAGGAACACCAGGTCCAGCGTGTTCGAGAAGCCGGTCCGGAACGGCGTGACCAGCGCCGGGTAGGCGTTGATCGCGCTGGTGTCGGACAGGACGCTCTCCGGGCCCGCCTCCAGCAGCGCACCCGCCTGCTGGGCGGCCTCCGGGCCGGACTGCGCCGCCTGGCGGATCTGCTCCGGCACCTCGGTGCCGAGCCGCGAGAACATGATCGACAGGAACGCCGCCGTACCGATCGTGCCGCCCATCTGCCGGAAGAACGTCACCGAGGAGGTGGCGACGCCGATCTCCCGCGGCGACACGGCGTTCTGCACGGCGAGGATGACCGGCTGCATGTTGAAGCCGAGCCCGAGGCCCAGCAGGAACATGAAGGGCACCAGCGTCCACACCGAGGTGTCGGCCTCGACCACCAGGGACAGGGCGACCAGCGCGGCGACCATGAAGACGACGCCGACGAGCGGGAAGACCTTGTACTTGCCGGTCCGCGCGATCACCTGACCGGACGTCAGCGCGCCGGTCATGATGCCCAGGACCAGCGGCAGCATCTGCAGACCCGCGACCGTCGGGCTCGAGCCGTGCACGACCTGCAGGTACTGGGGCAGCAGCAGGATGCCGCCGAACATGCCGGCGCCCAGGACGATGCTCGACACGCTGCTCACCGAGAAGGTGCGGTTGGTGAACATCCGCAGCGGCAGGATCGCGTCGTCCCGGTACGCCCGCTCGGCCAGCACGAACCCGACGAGGCCGGCGGCGCCGATGGCGTAGCAGGCCAGGGCGCGACCGGAGCCCCAGCCCCAGGTGCGGCCCTGCTCGGCGACGATGAGCAGCGGCACCAGCGCGAGGACGAGGGCCACCGCGCCGGGCCAGTCGATGCGGTGCTGACGCCGCTCGTGCGGCAGGTGCAGGACCCGCATGACGACGGCGAAGGCGAACACGGCCAGCGGCACGTTGATCCAGAAGATCCACCGCCAGCCGTCGACACCGACGATCGACGCCTGACCGGCGAGGAAGCCGCCGATGACCGGCCCGAGCACGCTGGACGTGCCCCACACCGCCATGAAGTAGCCCTGGTACTTCGAGCGCTCCCGGGGAGGGACGACGTCGGCGATGATCGCCAGCGCCAGCGACATCAGGCCACCGGCGCCGATGCCCTGGATCGCGCGGAACGCGGCCAGCTCGTACATCGAGTCGGCGATCCCGCACAGCGCCGAGCCGATCGTGAAGACGGCGATGGCGAACAGGTAGAAGGGCCGGCGGCCGTAGATGTCGGAGAGCTTGCCGTAGAGCGGCGTCGCGATCGTCGAGGTGATGAGGAACGCGGTCGTCGCCCAGGCCTGCAGGTCGTAGCCCTGCAGGTCGTCGGCGATGGTGCGGATGGCGGTCGAGACCACCGTCTGGTCCAGGGCGGCCAGGAACATGCCGAGCATCAGGCCGGACAGGATCGTGATGATCTGCCGGTGGCTGAAGACGCCGCTGGAGTCCGGCGCGGCGGCCGCCGCCCGGGCGTCCCTGCGGCCGGCCGCGCTCGCGCGGGTGGTCTGGGTCATGACTTCTCTCTCGGGACGGGGAGTGCGGAGGGGGAGCGGGGATCGGACGGCAGCGCTGCCGTGAGGTCGTCGAGCAGGCGCCCGAACAGGCCGGTGAGGGCGGTGAGGTCGGCGTCGGACCAGTCGGTGAGCATCGAGCACAGCTGGCTGGTGCGTTCCTCGGCGAGCCGCTCGACGGCGGCGCGGCCGGCGTCGGTCACGACCAGCCGGGTGGCGCGGCCGTCGGTCTCGTCGGCCACGCGCTGCACCAGGTCGTGCTCGACCAGCCAGCCGACGTGCCGGCTGACCGTCGAGGGGTCGGCGTGCACGAGCTCGGCCAGTGCGCTCTGCCGCAGCGGCCCCAGGCGGGTCAGCGGGAAGAGCAGGACCAGCGCGGCGCGCTCCCGGCCGTCGGTGGCGGCCGGGAGGCTCTTGAAGGCGTGCACGAGCCGCATGAAGCGCGGCATCTGCTCCGAGAGCCTGCGCACCTCGGCCGTCCGCTCCGGCGACGGCGCGGCGGACGGGCCGGCGTCGGGGGAGGAGGCGGTGGGCATGGGGACTCCGGTTCAGCAGGAGGAGGGGATGCATGGACGCTACAACTGGTTGCGCGACACACGCAACCAGTTGCAGGTTACATGCATGCGTGACCTGCACGACAGTGACGAGGCACGTACCCA from Geodermatophilus normandii includes these protein-coding regions:
- a CDS encoding MDR family MFS transporter, which translates into the protein MTQTTRASAAGRRDARAAAAAPDSSGVFSHRQIITILSGLMLGMFLAALDQTVVSTAIRTIADDLQGYDLQAWATTAFLITSTIATPLYGKLSDIYGRRPFYLFAIAVFTIGSALCGIADSMYELAAFRAIQGIGAGGLMSLALAIIADVVPPRERSKYQGYFMAVWGTSSVLGPVIGGFLAGQASIVGVDGWRWIFWINVPLAVFAFAVVMRVLHLPHERRQHRIDWPGAVALVLALVPLLIVAEQGRTWGWGSGRALACYAIGAAGLVGFVLAERAYRDDAILPLRMFTNRTFSVSSVSSIVLGAGMFGGILLLPQYLQVVHGSSPTVAGLQMLPLVLGIMTGALTSGQVIARTGKYKVFPLVGVVFMVAALVALSLVVEADTSVWTLVPFMFLLGLGLGFNMQPVILAVQNAVSPREIGVATSSVTFFRQMGGTIGTAAFLSIMFSRLGTEVPEQIRQAAQSGPEAAQQAGALLEAGPESVLSDTSAINAYPALVTPFRTGFSNTLDLVFLVAALVVAVGFFVLWFLPQLELRNQSGIQAQQEAAGQTAGDTPGAGAAEDAAQAAGAAAPTSTAPPTGRPGDAEPAGRHRG
- a CDS encoding zinc-dependent alcohol dehydrogenase, encoding MRAATWTGVNEVSVETVPDPTILNDRDVILRVRRTTTCGSDLHLLGGYIPAMRAGDVLGHEFMGEVVEVGPGVRDRRVGDRVVVNSFIACGNCWYCRQELYSLCDNGNPNPGITEGLWGQSPGGCFGYSHAMGGFAGSHAEYVRVPFADVGSFVVPDEVSDDRALFASDAVSTGWMGADLAGTKPGDTVAVWGAGGVGQMAARAAMLLGAEQVYVVDRLPERLEQVRRHVGAEVIDYSTTDVMAELRERTGGRGPDVCIEAVGMEAHSTGIQNVYDQVKQQLRLQTDRPSAVREAIMACRKGGSVFVLGVFAGPVDKFPLGAAMNKGLTLRGAQVHGQRYMPRILEHMARGELTTEHLATHVMPLEDAPRGYRMFKDKEDGCVRAVFLPHG
- a CDS encoding MarR family winged helix-turn-helix transcriptional regulator, translating into MPTASSPDAGPSAAPSPERTAEVRRLSEQMPRFMRLVHAFKSLPAATDGRERAALVLLFPLTRLGPLRQSALAELVHADPSTVSRHVGWLVEHDLVQRVADETDGRATRLVVTDAGRAAVERLAEERTSQLCSMLTDWSDADLTALTGLFGRLLDDLTAALPSDPRSPSALPVPREKS
- a CDS encoding acyl-CoA dehydrogenase, whose protein sequence is MSNLILSPRDLDFLLHEWLDVETLTKRPRYAEHSRETFDAVMELAQRIATEHFAPHNRKADENEPRFVDGKVEMIPEVGQALAVFRESGIMSGTFDEEYGGMQLPQTVGQAAFAWFKAANVGTSSYPFLTMGNARLLLAHGSQEQKDTFVRPMLEGRWFGTMALSEPQAGSSLADITTRAEPQDDGSYRLTGNKMWISAGDHELTENIVHLVLAKIPGGPPGVKGISLFIVPKVLVADDGSLGERNDVVLAGLNHKMGYRGTTNTLLNFGEGVHRPGGRAGAVGYLVGEPHKGLSYMFHMMNEARIGVGMGATVLGYTGYLHALEYARTRTQGRSASSKDPSSPMVRLVDHPDVRRMLLAAKCYAQGGLALGLYCARLVDEERTGETEEDRSRAHLLLDTLTPIAKAWPSQWGPVADDLAIQVHGGYGYTRDYPVEQFYRDNRLNPIHEGTNGIQALDLLGRKVTVHGGAGLRLLAETIAATTARAAGTPFADLASDVDAAVTRLVGVTGTLWGAGDPALTLANASAYLDAAGHTVVGWLWLEQALATRDETSDFHEGKRAAARFFQRWELPKVHGWLDLLESLDRTVLDTPDAHL